A stretch of Lathyrus oleraceus cultivar Zhongwan6 chromosome 6, CAAS_Psat_ZW6_1.0, whole genome shotgun sequence DNA encodes these proteins:
- the LOC127094064 gene encoding pentatricopeptide repeat-containing protein At2g39620 produces MKTTSANTKKRSSSVKTSSVKCPKSEDSQHFSVTLHHGGEFYRVFEEEIIYRGGTDTTVNGIHVSNWNMDNIENAGAFSQQNAWYLHNGYANEAISTFQWMKLENVRPSLVTFAIILPAVSYLTVLKEAMAFHACIIRMGFPSSILLGNSLIDMYAKCGQLSYSEKCFHEMENKDTISWNAMLSGYAMHGQGERAVTLFSLMQETNVHVDSISYISVLSACRHAGLIQEGRNIFASMCEKHHVESNMEHYACMVDLLGRAGLFDEALSLINKIPTEPDAQVWGALLGGCKIHSNVTLGEVALHHLVKLEPRNAVHYVVLSDIYAQCGKWNEARRTRLHMNAHGLKKIPGYSWIGAHKQGLCLSC; encoded by the exons atgaagacAACCTCAGCGAATACGAAGAAGCGATCCAGCTCAGTGAAGACGAGCTCAGTGAAGTGTCCAAAGTCCGAG GATTCACAACACTTTAGTGTTACACTCCACCATGGGGGTGAATTTTACAGGGTTTTTGAAGAAGAAATTATATACAGAGGGGGTACGGATACGACAGTTAATGGGATACATGTTTCAAATTGGAACATGGATAACATTGAGAATGCGGGAGCCTTTTCTCAGCAGAATGCCT GGTATCTGCATAATGGATATGCCAATGAAGCAATTTCCACTTTTCAATGGATGAAATTAGAAAACGTCAGGCCCAGTTTAGTCACATTTGCGATCATCCTTCCTGCTGTATCGTATTTGACAGTATTAAAAGAGGCGATGGCTTTTCATGCCTGCATTATCCGAATGGGATTTCCATCTAGCATCCTTCTTGGAAACAGTCTCATAGACATGTATGCTAAATGTGGTCAACTTAGTTATTCTGAGAAATGTTTTCATGAAATGGAAAACAAAGACACTATCTCATGGAATGCAATGCTTTCAGGATATGCAATGCATGGCCAAGGTGAACGCGCTGTCACTCTTTTTTCACTAATGCAAGAGACTAATGTTCATGTTGATTCTATTTCGTACATCAGTGTATTATCTGCTTGTAGACACGCTGGTTTAATTCAAGAAGGAAGGAACATTTTTGCCTCCATGTGTGAAAAGCACCATGTTGAATCCAATATGGAACACTATGCATGCATGGTTGATCTTTTGGGCCGTGCTGGTTTATTTGATGAAGCTCTTAGTTTAATTAACAAAATTCCAACAGAACCAGATGCTCAAGTTTGGGGCGCCCTCCTGGGAGGGTGTAAAATTCATTCGAATGTCACATTAGGAGAGGTTGCCCTGCATCACCTTGTTAAACTTGAACCGAGAAATGCAGTTCATTATGTAGTTTTGTCAGATATTTATGCTCAATGTGGCAAGTGGAATGAGGCCAGAAGGACAAGATTACATATGAATGCTCATGGCTTGAAGAAAATTCCAGGATATAGTTGGATTGGAGCCCACAAACAAGGTTTGTGTCTTTCTTGCTAG
- the LOC127094062 gene encoding uncharacterized protein LOC127094062, translated as MGGSKASSTSEVGNGLPRCGCNETMKLFVSKSIENPGRKFWKCRNYMNGCGLFLWDDLVSEFAVKETNPSGCRQCEVNKAYLIEFAKEIVEEIDCRVGKLNKLEKLKKKIAMEKRKNLWLMFVIGLSWMLIAAMVKLV; from the exons ATGGGTGGCAGCAAGGCATCTTCCACGAGTGAAGTTGGAAACGGCTTACCAAGATGTGGATGCAATGAAACCATGAAGTTGTTCGTCTCCAAGTCAATTGAAAACCCCGGTCGCAAATTTTGGAAATGCAGGAATTATATG AATGGGTGCGGTTTATTTTTGTGGGATGATTTGGTCAGTGAGTTTGCAGTGAAAGAAACCAATCCGTCCGGATGCCGCCAATGTGAAGTCAACAAGGcttatttgattgaatttgcTAAAGAGATTGTTGAGGAGATAGATTGCAGAGTCGGAAAGCTTAACAAGTTAGAAAAACTGAAGAAAAAGATTGCAATGGAAAAGAGGAAAAATTTATGGTTAATGTTTGTAATTGGTCTGTCATGGATGTTGATAGCAGCTATGGTTAAGTTAGTCTAA